Part of the Elusimicrobiota bacterium genome is shown below.
ACGGCCCGCACGAAGGTGGCGTGGTCTTTTTGGGGGTCCCACCGGGCCAGGTGGCCGATGACGACGGGCCCGCCGGGCCGGGCTTCTTCCGACGGGCGGTAGAGATCGGTGTCCACCCCGTTGGGGATGACGCTCATTTTCCCCGGGGCGTAGCCCGCCGCGGCGTGGGCCGAGCGGGCGGCTTCGGAATTGCAGACGATGGCGTCCGGCCGCCCGGCGGAAAGCGCCGCGCCGAGCTTCATGGCGGCCCGGGTGGGCCAGCGGTTGACGGCCGCGCTCAAGTTCGCCTGCATGAGGTTCCACAGGAGCCCCGTCCGGGGCCGGAAGAGGGTCAGGGCCCCGGCGGCCAGGTTGCCGTTGTAAAGCCAGCCCACGACGGTGGCGGGGGCCGGGCCCCGAAAATCCGAGGGTCCCAAGGGCGCGGCCGGCACGCCGGATTTTTCAAAGGCGGGAAAAAGCGCGCCGCCGCGTTTGAGCGACGCCACCCGGCTGTCCCAGCCCCGGGCCCGTTCGGCCTGGGCCAGCCGCCAAACCACAAATTCCGTGCCGCCGTAGCCCAGCCCGGGAACCACGTGGAGCACCGACCGGGAAGCGGTCACGATGTCCGCCCCGCCCGGGCGGCGGCCAGCACGTCGACCCGGGGCCGCCAACCGGTCCGTCGGCGAATTTTGGCGGGGTTGCCCACGGCGAAAGACGCGGCCGACTTGCCGGACCCCGCGCCCGTCGCTTTCCATATCACGTTCACCCCCGCGCCCCGGGCCATCGCGTCGAACAAATCCCCCATTCGAAGGCCGCGCCCCGAACAGACGTTGTAAATCTCCCCGGGACGTCCGCGGGCCAACAACGCGCCCAGGGCTTCAAACGCGTCCCCCGGGGTCAGGTAATCCCGGACGGCGTCCGGCGGCCCCGTCTTGACCGAAAACGCCCGAGGGGGTTTTTTGCGCCGCAGGAGGCCCCACACCCGGGAGACCGCGAAGGTGGGCGGCGCGTCGGGGGCGAACAAATTAAAAAGGCGCGCCACGATCACGGGCACGCCGAGGGCGTGGTAGGACAATCCCAATTGGGTTTGAAGGTGTTTGGAAAGGCCGTATTCCGTTTGCGGGCGGCAGGGGGTTTTTTCCGAAAAACGACGCCCGGAACGCCCCGCGCCGTATTCCGCCGCCGATCCCAAAAGAAGAACGCGCGGGCGCGGGAAGGGGAGTCGGCGGATCGCTTCGAGCAGGAAAAACGTCGGGGCGACGTGGGCCGCCATCAGGCGGCGGCGGGACGCCGGCCGGGCGAGACCGGCGCAGTGAAGGACGTGGGTGGGGCGCCGGCGGACCAAAGCGGCGCGAACGTCCTCCACGGATTTAAACCGTCGGGTTTCGCCCCCGCCGGGTTGGTCGCCGAAAACGGCCGCGCCGGGAAACCGGCGGCGAAGGCTCTTTAGAAGTCGGGAACCGAGATACCCCCGGCTGCCCGTCACCCAAATTCGCACGACCGTTTAAACGGAGGTCATCGACGGGCCCGCGTCCTTCGTGAAAAGTTCCTGGGCCTGGCGGTAATCGTCGGGGCGGCCGATGTCCAACCACTGGCACCGGCCGGGGAAGGCGACCACCCGTTCGCCCGCCCGCAAGAGCGCCAGCACCAGATCCGGAAAATCCAAAAGAACACCGGGTTTAATCCATTTTAAAACGCGCGGTTCGTAGACGTAGATGCCCATGCTGACTTCCAAGGTGGACACGGGTTTTTCCCGGTAACCGGTCACCCGGCGGTCGGCGTCGATGTCCAGGACGCCCAGGTCGATTTTGACTTCCCGCGTGTGGGCCGCGATGGTGAGGGCCGCGCCGCGCTCCCGGTGAAAGGCCACCAGGGCGCCGACGTCCAGGTCGGTCAGGAGATCGCCGTTCAACACCAAAAAGGTGTCCTTCAAGTCGGGCACCAGCGACAGGGCCCCGGCGGTCCCGAGCGGCGCGTCCTCGTGCACAAGACGGAGGGTTATTCTTTTTTTCCAATCGGGCTTTTGGTCAAAATAAGCCTTCACGAGCTCGCCCAAATGTCCCAGCGCCAAGGTCATGTCCGTCACCCCGTGGGCGAGGAGCCGCTCCATGAGCACTTCCAAAACCGGCTTGTCCCCCAGGGGCATCAGGGGTTTGGGGAAATTGATGGTGAAGGGCTGCAGTCGCGTGCCCCGGCCCCCGGCCAGGATCACGGCCCGCAGTCCGGCGGCGGGTTTCGCGGCGGTCATCGGGCGTAGTCCCCGGGGCGACAGGCGCCGGGATGCCGGCGAATGTAGTCGGCGGTGCGGCGAAGACCTTCGTCCAGGCCCACCCGGGGCGTCCAGTCCAAGAGTCGACGGGCCTTGCCCGCGTCGCAGAGCAACAAGTCCACTTCGCTGGCGGCGGGCCGGGCCCGGGCGCGGTCGATTTTAAGGCGCGGCCGTCGGCGGAGAAGCGTCATGCTTTTCTCCGCCAATTCCCCACGCTCGCGGCCTTCCCCTGGCCGAAATGAATCACTTCCCCGTCCAAGCCCGGGCGTTCCAGGGCCGCGGCGAAGATTAGACCGCCGTCTGTTAGAAGGTCAGGTCGGCGAGGCGCGGTGTTCCCCAGGGCGGGGTTTGGCCCCCAATTTGGGAAAGGATCGTCGGCAACACGGCCCGGGCCGATTGGCGCGGCCCGTAGGTGTTGAAGGGGCGGAGGACCACGACGGGCAGGCCGTGGCTTCGGTGGTAGGCCAGGGCCATTTGGTCGGCGGCGATTTTGCTGGCCGCGTAAGGGGACTGGGCGTTTAACCGGTGGGTTTCGTCCATGGGCGTCCGTTGGGCCGTGCCGTAGACTTCGCTGGTGGAGGTCACCACCAATCGGCGGACCTTGTGGCGACGGCAGGCTTCCAACACATTCAGCGTTCCCTGGACGTTGGTGGCCACGTAGGAATCCGCCGCTTGATAGGAATA
Proteins encoded:
- a CDS encoding glycosyltransferase, coding for MTASRSVLHVVPGLGYGGTEFVVWRLAQAERARGWDSRVASLKRGGALFPAFEKSGVPAAPLGPSDFRGPAPATVVGWLYNGNLAAGALTLFRPRTGLLWNLMQANLSAAVNRWPTRAAMKLGAALSAGRPDAIVCNSEAARSAHAAAGYAPGKMSVIPNGVDTDLYRPSEEARPGGPVVIGHLARWDPQKDHATFVRAVGRLLQRGVDVRARLAGPGVTVDNPDLTRWIAETGRPECFERLGALDRTVPFYQSLDLFCLSSVGESSPYALAEAMACGVPAAATDVGDCRAVVNDDGAVAPAGDADALSRALERWAGLSPEARRQKGREARARIVEHYSFRRMVDAYLDLYQAVAARRDGRG
- a CDS encoding NAD(P)-dependent oxidoreductase yields the protein MRIWVTGSRGYLGSRLLKSLRRRFPGAAVFGDQPGGGETRRFKSVEDVRAALVRRRPTHVLHCAGLARPASRRRLMAAHVAPTFFLLEAIRRLPFPRPRVLLLGSAAEYGAGRSGRRFSEKTPCRPQTEYGLSKHLQTQLGLSYHALGVPVIVARLFNLFAPDAPPTFAVSRVWGLLRRKKPPRAFSVKTGPPDAVRDYLTPGDAFEALGALLARGRPGEIYNVCSGRGLRMGDLFDAMARGAGVNVIWKATGAGSGKSAASFAVGNPAKIRRRTGWRPRVDVLAAARAGRTS
- a CDS encoding NTP transferase domain-containing protein; translation: MRAVILAGGRGTRLQPFTINFPKPLMPLGDKPVLEVLMERLLAHGVTDMTLALGHLGELVKAYFDQKPDWKKRITLRLVHEDAPLGTAGALSLVPDLKDTFLVLNGDLLTDLDVGALVAFHRERGAALTIAAHTREVKIDLGVLDIDADRRVTGYREKPVSTLEVSMGIYVYEPRVLKWIKPGVLLDFPDLVLALLRAGERVVAFPGRCQWLDIGRPDDYRQAQELFTKDAGPSMTSV
- a CDS encoding GDP-mannose 4,6-dehydratase, giving the protein MTLLRRRPRLKIDRARARPAASEVDLLLCDAGKARRLLDWTPRVGLDEGLRRTADYIRRHPGACRPGDYAR